A single window of Fischerella sp. PCC 9605 DNA harbors:
- a CDS encoding ABC transporter ATP-binding protein, producing MIVYDIQGLVKTYPGQTEPANKNITLQIYQGEIFGILGDNGAGKSTLVRQMVNLLTSDSGAIALFGKSIVTDPHLVQMNIGYMPQESGSLNNLTVGEALYFTAHLRGMSRIDARKECNALLDLWQIRELCHQPSSRLSGGQRRLLRLAVAMAGSPPVLILDEPTNDLDPQRRKLVWDILRHINQEQGTTIILITHDAIEAEKAIQRVGIMRAGELVAVGRPSELKQQVDRMLRLELFFSPKIPPSLPPGLATIPLEPGHWRVLLEWNQVTPTLNYLNLDMVDDFRLHSATLEDLYLHYATKA from the coding sequence GTGATTGTCTACGATATCCAAGGTTTAGTCAAAACCTATCCGGGACAAACCGAACCTGCCAACAAAAACATCACACTGCAAATTTATCAAGGAGAAATCTTTGGTATTTTGGGCGATAACGGGGCAGGAAAAAGTACACTCGTACGCCAGATGGTAAACTTACTCACCAGTGATTCCGGTGCGATCGCTCTATTTGGAAAGAGTATAGTTACAGATCCCCATCTGGTACAAATGAACATCGGCTATATGCCCCAAGAAAGCGGGTCACTAAATAATCTGACGGTGGGTGAAGCCCTATATTTTACAGCTCACTTGCGAGGGATGAGCCGCATCGATGCCCGTAAGGAATGTAATGCATTACTTGATTTATGGCAAATCCGCGAACTGTGTCACCAACCAAGTTCCCGACTCTCTGGTGGGCAAAGGCGATTGCTACGACTAGCTGTGGCAATGGCAGGTTCTCCACCCGTGTTAATTTTAGATGAACCTACCAATGACCTCGATCCGCAGCGTCGCAAACTAGTTTGGGATATTTTGCGCCACATCAATCAAGAACAAGGCACTACTATTATCCTGATTACCCATGATGCGATCGAGGCAGAAAAGGCAATTCAACGAGTAGGTATCATGCGTGCTGGTGAATTGGTCGCAGTTGGTCGCCCCAGTGAACTCAAGCAGCAAGTTGACAGAATGTTGCGCCTAGAACTTTTCTTTTCACCCAAAATACCGCCAAGCTTACCACCCGGTCTTGCGACAATTCCTCTGGAACCTGGTCACTGGCGGGTGTTGTTGGAATGGAATCAAGTTACCCCAACTCTCAATTACCTTAATTTGGATATGGTGGATGACTTTCGCCTCCACTCAGCAACCTTGGAAGATTTATATCTGCATTATGCTACCAAAGCGTAA
- a CDS encoding ABC transporter permease, which yields MLPKRNPPSVLVQLLDLFLMELTNWRWSWRILALNSAIAPMLGIIALGSFAQGSQQPNLAYILTGNLVMALMFGNLNNIASRFSYMRFAGTLEYYATLPISRTALIIASVLAFFLLSLPSLLVNIIFGIFFLKIPLILNPLILLIIPLCVLPLAGLGALIGANARTPQESDSLSLLVTMGMLFIGSVLIPENRLPNFLLGLGKLSPATYAASALRQTLIGPVTGQVVIDVAGLLGFTLLVFWLVGRRLDWRQR from the coding sequence ATGCTACCAAAGCGTAACCCACCCTCTGTGCTAGTGCAACTGCTGGATTTGTTCTTGATGGAACTGACTAACTGGCGTTGGTCATGGCGGATACTTGCTCTCAACAGTGCGATCGCTCCGATGTTGGGTATCATTGCTCTTGGTAGTTTTGCCCAAGGTTCACAGCAGCCAAACCTGGCATACATCCTCACGGGTAATCTAGTGATGGCGCTAATGTTTGGCAATCTAAACAACATCGCATCTCGCTTTTCCTATATGCGGTTTGCTGGAACTTTAGAATACTACGCCACCTTACCTATTTCCCGCACAGCCTTAATTATTGCCTCCGTCTTGGCATTTTTTCTGCTTTCACTACCATCGCTATTGGTGAACATTATCTTTGGTATTTTCTTTCTCAAAATCCCCTTAATACTGAACCCACTCATTCTGTTAATTATTCCCTTATGTGTACTGCCGTTGGCAGGACTAGGTGCACTTATCGGCGCAAATGCCCGCACACCACAAGAAAGTGACTCTCTCAGCTTGCTTGTGACTATGGGTATGCTTTTTATCGGTTCAGTACTCATCCCAGAAAATCGTTTACCAAATTTTCTATTGGGTTTAGGAAAGTTAAGTCCCGCTACCTACGCTGCATCTGCCCTCCGACAAACTTTAATAGGGCCCGTAACTGGGCAAGTGGTAATTGATGTAGCTGGCTTGCTAGGGTTTACTTTGTTAGTCTTCTGGTTGGTAGGACGCAGGCTGGATTGGCGACAAAGGTAG
- a CDS encoding DUF1996 domain-containing protein, with protein MANTLGTNLKVSVAKKSWKFFYQFALSLILILLLGFFESSKLVAASGSGEFNVRPTDAQTATPGDGVGAFRTVCDPSHMNNDDAILFPNQPGKSHLHVYFGNTLADASSTYESLRSSGNSTCFGGIANRSAYWVPAVLDKQGEPIQPAQSHFYYKSGYFGVSASQINKIPDGLRMIAGNAKATGPQNTEHVHWGCWNQYIGNLDSIPDSKCQVGDFVKMGIDFPQCWDGKNLDSADHKSHVVYPVDNACPSTHPVAIPTITMNILYSVPPDGDTSGWRLSSDTYGTDQPGGYSMHADWFDGWDPEIKETWTDSCVKQGIDCHSNLLGDGREMF; from the coding sequence ATGGCGAATACTTTAGGCACAAATCTGAAGGTGAGCGTTGCAAAAAAATCATGGAAGTTCTTCTACCAATTTGCGCTGAGCTTGATTCTGATACTCCTATTGGGCTTTTTTGAATCAAGTAAATTAGTGGCCGCTTCTGGATCGGGCGAATTCAATGTGCGACCAACTGATGCACAAACCGCGACACCTGGTGATGGTGTTGGTGCATTTCGTACTGTGTGCGACCCCTCTCACATGAACAACGACGATGCAATTCTGTTTCCTAATCAACCTGGAAAATCGCACTTGCACGTCTATTTTGGAAATACCCTAGCTGATGCTTCTTCTACCTATGAGAGCTTGAGAAGCAGTGGTAACTCCACATGCTTCGGAGGTATTGCTAATCGCAGCGCTTACTGGGTGCCAGCAGTGCTTGATAAGCAAGGTGAACCGATACAACCTGCTCAAAGCCACTTTTACTACAAGTCAGGTTACTTTGGGGTTTCAGCCTCTCAAATTAATAAAATTCCCGATGGACTGCGAATGATTGCGGGAAATGCCAAAGCAACAGGGCCTCAAAACACAGAACATGTACACTGGGGCTGTTGGAATCAATATATTGGCAATCTCGACTCAATTCCGGACTCGAAATGTCAGGTAGGTGACTTTGTAAAGATGGGTATTGATTTTCCACAGTGTTGGGATGGTAAAAATCTTGATTCAGCTGACCATAAAAGTCATGTCGTCTATCCTGTGGATAACGCCTGCCCATCGACGCATCCAGTTGCAATACCTACCATTACGATGAATATTCTGTATTCTGTTCCACCAGATGGTGACACCTCCGGATGGAGACTTTCTTCTGACACTTACGGCACCGATCAACCGGGTGGCTATTCAATGCACGCAGACTGGTTTGACGGTTGGGATCCAGAAATCAAGGAAACTTGGACTGATTCCTGTGTCAAACAAGGAATTGATTGTCATTCAAACCTTCTCGGGGATGGACGCGAGATGTTCTAG
- a CDS encoding EamA family transporter, translating to MLRLSAGVLILIIWVSLDFLQKLGKEQRDRATGYWQSSRVILAIFFAAFCGTYLGIWLQQVALKLTTAGVASTLLQTSPVFIIPIAIWLGEKVTWRAIAGVIMAIAGIGMLFYLK from the coding sequence TTGTTGCGGTTGAGTGCAGGCGTGCTGATTCTGATAATATGGGTATCCTTAGACTTCTTGCAAAAGTTGGGAAAGGAGCAAAGAGATAGGGCTACAGGGTACTGGCAATCTTCGCGAGTCATACTAGCAATTTTCTTTGCAGCTTTTTGCGGAACTTATTTAGGAATTTGGTTGCAGCAGGTGGCACTGAAATTGACAACTGCGGGAGTTGCTTCTACCCTGTTGCAGACTAGTCCAGTGTTTATTATTCCGATCGCGATTTGGTTAGGAGAGAAAGTTACCTGGAGAGCGATCGCGGGTGTAATAATGGCGATCGCTGGAATTGGAATGCTGTTTTATCTCAAGTAG
- a CDS encoding phosphomannose isomerase type II C-terminal cupin domain has translation MTQNENNAQSKVNQSSLYSVTRYWGKVEVIEKGSNYSINRIEIKPKHGIKPQIHYHRSEHWVIVSGTAKVICGNSEILLTRNESTFVPPATLHRVENPGFIPLIILEIQNGEYLGEDDTERPLDLTLV, from the coding sequence ATGACTCAGAATGAGAATAATGCTCAGTCGAAAGTCAATCAATCTTCTCTATATTCAGTTACAAGATACTGGGGTAAAGTTGAAGTGATAGAGAAGGGAAGTAACTATAGTATTAATCGTATTGAAATCAAACCTAAGCATGGTATTAAACCACAAATCCATTATCACCGTAGTGAACACTGGGTTATAGTTTCTGGTACAGCAAAAGTTATCTGTGGTAATAGTGAAATATTACTGACTCGAAATGAATCAACTTTTGTTCCTCCCGCAACGCTTCATAGGGTAGAAAATCCAGGTTTTATTCCGTTGATTATCTTGGAAATTCAAAATGGTGAGTACTTGGGTGAAGACGATACGGAGCGTCCATTGGACTTGACTTTGGTCTAG
- a CDS encoding type II toxin-antitoxin system HicB family antitoxin has translation MKLRVILEPSDKGGYTIYVPSLPGCISEGEDIDEALANIQEAIELYLEPVEHEVSSKEGIIVRELVL, from the coding sequence ATGAAGCTAAGAGTAATTCTAGAACCTAGTGATAAAGGTGGCTACACTATCTATGTTCCCTCGTTACCTGGTTGTATCAGCGAGGGTGAAGATATTGACGAAGCATTAGCAAATATTCAAGAAGCCATAGAACTTTACCTTGAACCCGTAGAACACGAAGTCTCCTCTAAGGAAGGCATTATTGTCCGAGAGTTAGTTCTATGA
- a CDS encoding GNAT family N-acetyltransferase, with amino-acid sequence MSRLEIRKDDLTGKKIADFLREHLEEMYEITPPESVHALDLEALRSPDITFWSAWEGSELLGCGALKELDSRSGEVKSMRTAKAHRRRGVASKILEHIITQAERRAYDCLNLETGALPEFAPARALYIRYGFEYRGPFAEYIDDPNSVFMMKKL; translated from the coding sequence ATGAGTCGATTGGAAATTCGCAAAGATGACCTGACAGGTAAAAAGATCGCTGACTTTCTCCGGGAACATCTCGAAGAAATGTATGAGATTACACCACCTGAAAGCGTTCATGCTCTTGATTTAGAGGCATTGCGCTCACCCGATATTACTTTCTGGTCGGCTTGGGAGGGCTCGGAATTACTCGGATGCGGGGCACTAAAAGAACTAGATTCAAGAAGTGGTGAAGTCAAATCAATGCGTACTGCCAAGGCTCACCGCCGTAGGGGTGTCGCCTCGAAGATTCTTGAACATATCATAACACAAGCCGAACGGCGTGCTTACGATTGCCTGAATCTGGAAACAGGGGCTCTGCCTGAGTTCGCTCCGGCACGAGCCTTGTACATACGGTATGGGTTCGAGTACCGAGGCCCCTTCGCCGAATACATTGATGACCCGAATAGCGTGTTTATGATGAAAAAGCTCTAG
- a CDS encoding C2 family cysteine protease — translation MPADLAGNSLHISRNLNVNYITQTFRDWVGRGDKYDYYSVNLSGRSSLNLVVDGLSANADLQLLNSNGSVIAGSYARRKRAESISTTLDQGTYYIRVYRADRKKNTYYNLKISGNEAPQSLQLGTSQTSYQPGETVSLSNTSVFDGNGTADLARVDFWLQKDGGDWQDISDAVNFNVNGSDNRYASFDYSLPDLGIGNYLLSAKAYDKSGASTDSIHTSFNVVLPPIQDWFDRNIQDAGIREAARWRFADNILDRNDAIAILREAKDNSIVDGSELTDLGTLVSNASFLGMPEYVRVLFHKVVKDDPANQIYQGNTLGNLYAGSSDIQIENLISKWFLGSDRPTTPYTYQYASGSLFQNGISYQDVKQGNLNDCFYLAGLAAVALRSFSTIESMFIDNGDNTFTVRFYKNGIADYLTVDRYLPTNQEGYLVYANKSRYHNDFTNELWVALAEKAYAQLNQSGWIYQNNTNSYNGINNGGYVSDALTHITGLNTSLANLLNFNSIVNAFYSGQMIGLSTKSNVIDYNIIANHAYVLLDYNSSTQTFTLFNPWGIDNGSSKPGIIELAWSQIETNFSYWDATTNNIA, via the coding sequence ATGCCAGCAGATTTGGCCGGTAACAGTTTACATATTTCTAGAAATTTAAATGTTAATTATATTACCCAAACTTTCAGAGACTGGGTAGGTCGGGGTGATAAATACGATTACTACAGTGTTAACCTCAGTGGTCGTAGTAGCTTAAATTTAGTCGTAGATGGTCTTTCGGCAAATGCCGATTTACAGTTACTTAATAGTAATGGTTCAGTAATTGCAGGTTCTTATGCCCGTCGCAAGCGGGCTGAGTCAATCAGCACGACATTGGATCAAGGCACTTACTACATTCGAGTTTACCGAGCCGATCGCAAGAAAAATACCTACTACAACTTAAAGATTTCTGGCAATGAAGCACCCCAGTCATTACAATTAGGCACTAGTCAAACCAGCTATCAACCCGGTGAAACTGTCAGCCTCAGCAATACCAGCGTATTTGATGGCAATGGTACAGCTGACTTAGCACGAGTAGATTTTTGGTTGCAAAAAGATGGTGGCGACTGGCAAGACATTAGCGATGCAGTTAATTTCAATGTCAATGGCAGTGATAACCGCTATGCCAGTTTTGACTACAGCTTGCCCGATCTAGGTATTGGTAACTATCTATTGTCAGCAAAAGCTTATGACAAATCTGGTGCTAGCACTGACAGTATACACACTAGTTTTAATGTTGTGCTCCCTCCAATTCAAGATTGGTTCGATCGGAACATTCAAGATGCAGGTATACGTGAGGCAGCAAGGTGGCGCTTTGCAGATAATATCCTCGATCGCAATGATGCGATCGCTATCCTGCGAGAAGCAAAAGACAATAGTATAGTTGATGGTAGCGAACTGACAGATCTGGGCACATTAGTTAGTAACGCCTCTTTCTTAGGAATGCCAGAATATGTGCGCGTTTTGTTTCATAAGGTTGTCAAAGACGATCCTGCCAATCAGATTTATCAGGGTAACACACTGGGCAATTTGTATGCAGGTAGCAGTGATATTCAGATAGAGAACCTAATTAGCAAATGGTTTTTGGGTAGCGATCGCCCAACAACCCCCTACACATATCAATACGCTAGCGGTTCTCTCTTCCAAAACGGTATTAGTTACCAAGATGTGAAACAAGGTAATCTTAATGACTGCTTTTATCTGGCAGGTTTAGCAGCGGTAGCTTTGCGTTCATTCAGCACAATTGAAAGTATGTTCATTGACAATGGCGATAACACTTTTACAGTGCGCTTCTACAAAAATGGGATTGCTGATTATCTGACAGTAGATAGGTATTTACCAACCAATCAAGAGGGGTATTTAGTTTACGCCAACAAAAGTCGTTATCATAATGATTTTACAAATGAGTTATGGGTCGCTTTGGCTGAAAAAGCTTACGCTCAACTCAATCAATCTGGATGGATTTATCAAAATAATACCAATTCCTACAACGGTATTAATAATGGTGGGTATGTCAGTGATGCACTCACACACATTACAGGACTCAACACTTCCCTTGCCAACCTGCTCAATTTTAACTCAATAGTTAATGCTTTTTATTCTGGTCAAATGATTGGTCTAAGTACAAAATCAAATGTGATTGACTACAATATCATCGCCAATCATGCTTATGTATTGCTAGATTACAATTCTTCTACCCAAACTTTTACACTCTTTAATCCTTGGGGTATTGATAATGGTTCTTCAAAACCAGGCATTATTGAACTGGCTTGGAGTCAAATTGAAACAAATTTTAGCTATTGGGATGCCACAACAAATAATATTGCCTAA